A genomic window from Dechloromonas sp. A34 includes:
- a CDS encoding response regulator transcription factor, whose amino-acid sequence MSESESQKLIIIVEDDPDVARIIEQVLADFGFRTVWCRSAADLLRRLRALAPDLCIIDLGLPDMDGLEVMQRVRTQSGCGIVILTGRAHISDRVMGLELGADDYILKPFEPRELVARVRSILRRRENAQNSPARQIAEFAGWRFNIGNNTLTAPNGDEHQLSTAEAELLKVFVGNPNRILQREQLMGTRDLAPTDRSIDVRISRLRRKLEPDSDNPAFIKTVYGAGYLFLATVTWPDAAQSDQPPAAP is encoded by the coding sequence ATGAGCGAAAGCGAATCCCAGAAGCTGATCATCATCGTCGAGGACGATCCCGACGTCGCCCGCATCATCGAACAGGTGCTCGCCGATTTCGGCTTCCGCACCGTCTGGTGCCGCAGCGCCGCCGACCTGCTGCGCCGCCTGCGCGCGCTGGCCCCCGACCTCTGCATCATCGACCTCGGCCTGCCCGACATGGACGGTCTCGAGGTCATGCAGCGGGTGCGCACCCAGTCGGGCTGCGGCATCGTCATCCTGACCGGCCGCGCCCACATCAGCGACCGCGTCATGGGCCTCGAACTGGGCGCCGACGACTACATCCTGAAACCCTTCGAGCCGCGCGAACTGGTCGCCCGCGTGCGCAGCATCCTGCGCCGCCGGGAAAATGCGCAGAACAGTCCGGCCCGGCAGATTGCCGAATTTGCCGGCTGGCGCTTCAACATCGGCAACAACACGCTGACCGCGCCGAACGGCGACGAACACCAGCTCAGCACCGCGGAAGCCGAACTGCTCAAGGTCTTCGTCGGCAACCCCAACCGCATCCTGCAGCGCGAACAGCTGATGGGCACCCGCGACCTGGCGCCGACCGACCGCAGCATCGACGTCCGCATCTCCCGCCTGCGCCGCAAGCTGGAACCGGATAGCGACAACCCGGCTTTCATCAAGACGGTCTATGGCGCCGGCTACCTGTTCCTGGCCACCGTCACCTGGCCCGACGCGGCCCAGTCCGACCAGCCGCCGGCCGCGCCCTAG
- a CDS encoding PAS-domain containing protein: protein MNPAPPLPDSTQRHEMLQAGLDLLDQGITVFDANLRLVAWNRPFLQLLEFPEELAQIGTPFEHFIRYNAERGEYGPGDREIQIAERVAKAASFAPHITERQRPNGRVLLLRGEPLPHMGFVTLYSDVTEQRYIENLTEHQNIQLEERVRRRTAQLENANANLSRANSENTRIAAALRRNEERLRLINDTIPILLGYVDKDEVYQYANKGYSDWYGHPEGAVTGRAVLDVIGPQVYAQVREPVKKALAGQQVTYEYQMERRGQTVYARSTLVPEITTEGETLGFFVFSHEITEQKRMEAALVQAQKMEAIGQLTGGLAHDFNNLLTVVIGNLAALQDHRPDDAEVNEFVEPALQSARRGVQLIKRLLTFSRQQPLEPQAVEIGRLIGGLAKLVRRSLPESIAVSTDVASGTVHALVDPGQLESALLNFALNARDAMPDGGRLHIATRAVELSADAGAFDVAPGRYALIEVADNGCGMDAATLARVYEPFFTTKRFGLGSGLGLSMAYGFVKQSGGGISIQSQPGQGTTVLMVLPLTTPEPDVDRPADEAPLAHGGELVLLAEDEPNVRRVVRQQLIDLGYPVIEAENGAQALAMIEQIPDIAIVVSDVIMPGGINGRQLAEQVLAGHPQMRIVLMSGYADEAEDGASDLPVLAKPFVRQDLARALQKANKS from the coding sequence ATGAACCCCGCTCCACCGCTACCCGACAGCACCCAGCGCCACGAAATGTTGCAGGCCGGGCTCGACCTGCTCGACCAGGGGATCACCGTCTTCGACGCCAATTTGCGGCTGGTCGCCTGGAACCGGCCCTTCCTGCAGTTGCTCGAATTCCCCGAGGAACTGGCGCAGATCGGCACGCCTTTCGAGCATTTCATCCGCTACAACGCCGAGCGTGGCGAGTACGGTCCGGGTGACCGTGAAATCCAGATTGCCGAACGCGTCGCCAAGGCCGCCAGCTTCGCGCCGCACATCACCGAGCGCCAGCGGCCCAACGGCCGGGTCCTGCTGCTGCGCGGCGAGCCGCTGCCGCACATGGGTTTCGTCACGCTCTACAGCGACGTCACCGAACAGCGCTACATCGAGAACCTGACCGAGCATCAGAACATCCAGCTCGAGGAACGCGTCCGCCGGCGTACCGCCCAGCTCGAAAACGCCAACGCCAATCTCAGCCGTGCCAACAGCGAAAACACCCGCATCGCCGCCGCCTTGCGCCGCAACGAAGAACGCCTGCGCCTGATCAACGACACGATTCCCATCCTGCTCGGCTATGTCGACAAAGATGAGGTCTACCAGTACGCCAACAAGGGCTATTCCGACTGGTATGGCCACCCGGAAGGCGCAGTCACCGGCCGGGCCGTGCTCGACGTCATCGGGCCGCAGGTCTATGCCCAGGTCCGCGAGCCGGTGAAGAAAGCCCTGGCCGGCCAGCAGGTAACCTACGAGTACCAGATGGAACGCCGCGGGCAGACGGTCTATGCGCGCAGCACGCTGGTTCCCGAAATCACTACGGAAGGCGAGACCCTGGGCTTCTTCGTCTTCTCGCACGAAATCACCGAGCAGAAACGCATGGAAGCCGCCCTCGTCCAGGCCCAGAAGATGGAGGCCATCGGCCAGCTGACCGGCGGCCTGGCCCACGACTTCAACAACCTGCTGACCGTCGTCATCGGCAACCTCGCCGCCTTGCAGGATCACCGCCCGGACGACGCCGAGGTCAACGAATTCGTCGAACCGGCGCTGCAGTCGGCGCGGCGCGGCGTGCAGCTGATCAAGCGCCTGCTCACCTTCTCGCGCCAGCAGCCGCTCGAACCGCAGGCGGTCGAGATCGGCCGCCTGATCGGCGGCCTCGCCAAGCTGGTCCGCCGCTCGCTGCCGGAATCGATCGCCGTGTCGACCGACGTCGCCAGCGGCACGGTGCATGCGCTGGTCGATCCCGGCCAGCTCGAAAGCGCCCTGCTCAATTTCGCCCTGAACGCCCGCGATGCGATGCCCGACGGCGGCCGTCTGCACATCGCCACCCGCGCTGTCGAACTGTCGGCCGATGCCGGCGCCTTCGACGTCGCCCCCGGCCGCTACGCGCTGATCGAGGTCGCCGACAACGGCTGCGGCATGGATGCCGCGACCCTGGCCCGCGTCTATGAACCCTTCTTCACCACCAAGCGCTTCGGGCTGGGCAGCGGGCTGGGCCTCTCGATGGCCTACGGCTTCGTCAAACAGTCGGGCGGCGGCATCTCGATCCAGAGCCAGCCCGGCCAGGGCACGACGGTGCTCATGGTGCTGCCGCTGACCACACCGGAGCCCGATGTCGACCGTCCGGCCGACGAAGCGCCGCTCGCCCACGGTGGCGAACTGGTGCTGCTCGCCGAGGACGAGCCGAATGTCCGGCGCGTCGTGCGCCAGCAGCTGATCGACCTCGGCTACCCGGTGATCGAGGCCGAAAACGGCGCCCAGGCGCTGGCCATGATCGAGCAGATTCCCGACATCGCCATCGTCGTCAGCGACGTCATCATGCCCGGCGGCATCAACGGCCGGCAACTCGCCGAGCAGGTGCTGGCCGGCCACCCACAGATGCGCATCGTGCTGATGAGCGGCTATGCCGACGAAGCCGAGGATGGCGCCAGCGACCTGCCGGTGCTGGCCAAACCCTTTGTCCGCCAGGATCTGGCGCGCGCCCTGCAGAAGGCCAACAAGTCATGA
- a CDS encoding acyl-CoA synthetase, translated as MANPYAVGLDQNPANYVPLSPLSFLERSAFVYPKRISVIQGARQYTWKESYDRCRQLASALSSRGIGKGDTVAVMLPNSAPMFECHFGVPMTGAVLNTLNTRLDAEAIAFMLAHGEAKVLITDPEFSATVKGALALLDGPQPLVIDTLDPEFTGGEALGEKDYEAFLNEGEPDFAWQLPENEWDAIALNYTSGTTGNPKGVVYHHRGAYLNSASNIISWGMPPHAVYLWTLPMFHCNGWCFPWTLAANAGTSVCLRKVDPVLIFGLIKEHKVSHMCGAPIVYGMMINAPAALKEGITHQVNGLIAGAAPPAAIIEGAEQMGFNITHVYGLTETYGPASVCAKHPEWDRLPIELRAARNGRQGVRYHMQEAIEVRDPVSLEPVPWDGETMGEIMFRGNLVMKGYLKNPTATAEAFAGGWFHTGDLAVVHSDGYVKIKDRSKDIIISGGENISSLEVEDVLYRHPAVIAAAVVAKPDEKWGEVPAAFVELKDGAQTSEGEIIEHCRAHLARFKVPKQVVFGALPKTSTGKIQKYVLRQHAQSVLAIE; from the coding sequence GTGGCCAATCCGTACGCCGTCGGGCTCGACCAGAACCCGGCCAATTATGTTCCGCTTTCCCCGCTGAGCTTTCTCGAGCGCTCGGCTTTCGTCTATCCGAAGCGTATTTCGGTCATCCAGGGCGCCCGTCAATATACCTGGAAAGAAAGTTACGACCGTTGCCGTCAACTGGCTTCGGCACTGAGCAGTCGCGGCATCGGCAAGGGCGACACGGTCGCCGTGATGTTGCCCAACTCGGCACCGATGTTCGAGTGCCACTTCGGCGTGCCGATGACCGGCGCCGTGCTCAATACCCTGAATACCCGGCTCGACGCCGAGGCCATCGCCTTCATGCTGGCCCACGGCGAGGCCAAGGTGCTGATCACCGATCCCGAGTTCTCGGCCACCGTCAAGGGCGCCCTGGCGCTGCTCGACGGGCCGCAGCCGCTGGTCATCGACACCCTTGACCCGGAATTCACCGGCGGCGAAGCGCTCGGCGAGAAAGACTACGAAGCCTTCCTCAATGAAGGCGAACCCGATTTCGCCTGGCAACTCCCGGAAAACGAGTGGGATGCCATCGCCCTGAACTACACCTCGGGCACCACTGGCAACCCGAAAGGCGTCGTCTATCACCACCGCGGCGCCTACCTGAATTCCGCCTCCAACATCATTTCCTGGGGCATGCCGCCGCACGCTGTGTATTTGTGGACCCTGCCGATGTTCCATTGCAACGGCTGGTGCTTCCCCTGGACGCTGGCGGCCAATGCCGGCACCAGCGTCTGCCTGCGCAAGGTCGATCCGGTCCTGATCTTCGGACTGATCAAGGAACACAAGGTCAGCCACATGTGCGGCGCGCCGATCGTCTACGGCATGATGATCAACGCCCCGGCGGCCTTGAAGGAAGGCATCACTCATCAAGTCAACGGCCTGATCGCCGGCGCCGCGCCCCCGGCCGCCATCATCGAGGGCGCCGAGCAGATGGGCTTCAACATCACCCACGTCTACGGCCTGACCGAGACCTACGGCCCGGCTTCGGTCTGCGCCAAGCATCCGGAATGGGACCGCCTGCCGATCGAACTGCGCGCCGCCCGCAACGGCCGCCAGGGCGTGCGCTACCACATGCAGGAAGCGATCGAGGTTCGCGATCCGGTCAGCCTCGAACCGGTGCCCTGGGATGGCGAAACGATGGGCGAGATCATGTTCCGCGGCAACCTGGTCATGAAGGGCTACCTGAAGAATCCGACGGCAACGGCGGAAGCATTCGCCGGCGGCTGGTTCCACACCGGCGACCTGGCCGTCGTGCATAGCGACGGCTACGTCAAGATCAAGGATCGCTCCAAGGACATCATCATCTCCGGTGGCGAGAACATCTCGTCGCTGGAAGTCGAGGACGTGCTCTACCGCCACCCGGCGGTGATCGCCGCCGCCGTCGTCGCCAAGCCCGATGAAAAGTGGGGCGAGGTGCCGGCTGCCTTCGTCGAACTCAAGGATGGCGCGCAGACCAGCGAAGGCGAAATCATCGAGCACTGCCGCGCCCATCTGGCCCGCTTCAAGGTGCCCAAGCAGGTGGTCTTCGGCGCTTTGCCCAAGACCTCGACTGGCAAGATCCAGAAGTACGTGCTGCGCCAGCACGCCCAGTCCGTCCTCGCCATCGAGTAA
- a CDS encoding electron transfer flavoprotein subunit beta/FixA family protein, translated as MPWPAGGCSFGKRNTHENSRPVKRVIDYNVKVRVKADGSGVDLANVKMSMNPFDEIAVEEAVRLKEAGIATEVIAVSCGVAACQETLRTALAIGADRAILVETDVDLQPLAVAKLLKALCAKEAPQLVICGKQAIDDDANQTGQMLAALQNWPQATFASKVVIADGKATVTREIDGGLETLAISLPAVVSTDLRLNEPRYATLPNIMKAKKKPLDTVKPADLGVDVAPRLTTIKVVEPAKRSAGIKVADVAELVNKLKNEAKVI; from the coding sequence ATGCCTTGGCCGGCAGGGGGCTGCTCGTTCGGAAAAAGGAATACCCATGAAAATTCTCGTCCCGTCAAACGGGTCATCGACTACAACGTCAAGGTTCGCGTCAAGGCGGACGGGTCGGGTGTCGATCTGGCCAACGTCAAGATGAGCATGAACCCCTTCGACGAAATCGCCGTCGAGGAAGCCGTGCGCTTGAAAGAAGCCGGCATCGCCACCGAAGTCATCGCCGTCTCCTGCGGCGTCGCCGCCTGCCAGGAAACCCTGCGCACCGCGCTGGCCATCGGTGCCGACCGCGCCATCCTGGTCGAGACCGATGTCGACCTGCAACCGTTGGCCGTCGCCAAGCTCCTGAAAGCATTGTGCGCCAAGGAAGCCCCGCAACTGGTGATCTGCGGCAAGCAAGCCATCGACGACGACGCCAACCAGACCGGCCAGATGCTCGCCGCCCTGCAAAACTGGCCGCAAGCCACCTTTGCCTCCAAGGTCGTGATCGCCGACGGCAAAGCCACCGTCACCCGCGAAATCGACGGTGGTCTGGAAACCCTGGCGATCAGCCTGCCGGCCGTGGTCTCCACCGACCTGCGCCTCAACGAGCCGCGCTACGCCACCCTCCCCAACATCATGAAAGCCAAGAAGAAGCCGCTCGACACCGTCAAGCCGGCCGACCTCGGTGTCGATGTCGCACCGCGGCTGACCACGATCAAGGTTGTCGAACCGGCCAAGCGCTCGGCAGGCATCAAGGTCGCCGACGTCGCCGAACTGGTTAACAAACTGAAAAATGAAGCGAAGGTGATCTGA
- a CDS encoding electron transfer flavoprotein subunit alpha/FixB family protein, translating into MTILVIAEHDHASLKAATLNTVAAAQKIGGDIHVLVAGTDCNAAAQQAAGLQGVTLVKVADAAHYASQTAENLTALVIANASGYTHILAPATTFGKNLLPRVAALLDVAQISEITAVESPDTFVRPIYAGNALATVQSADKIKVITVRSTAFDAVGTGNAAPLEAIAPAADTQQSTLTNRELTKSARPELGAAKIIVSGGRGLGSGENYHSLLEPLADKLGAALGASRAAVDAGFVPNDYQVGQTGKIVAPQLYIAVGISGAIQHLAGMKESKVIVAINKDPDAPIFQVADYGLVGDLFEVVPQLVAAV; encoded by the coding sequence ATGACGATCCTCGTTATCGCCGAACACGATCACGCCAGCCTCAAGGCCGCCACCCTGAACACCGTTGCCGCTGCCCAGAAGATCGGTGGCGACATCCACGTCCTGGTCGCCGGCACCGATTGCAATGCCGCCGCCCAGCAAGCCGCCGGCCTGCAAGGCGTCACCCTGGTCAAAGTGGCCGACGCCGCCCATTACGCCAGCCAGACCGCCGAGAACCTGACCGCCCTGGTCATCGCCAACGCCAGTGGTTACACCCACATCCTGGCCCCGGCCACCACCTTCGGCAAGAACCTGTTGCCGCGCGTCGCCGCCTTGCTCGACGTCGCCCAGATCTCCGAAATCACCGCCGTCGAATCCCCGGACACCTTCGTCCGTCCGATCTACGCCGGCAATGCACTGGCCACCGTGCAGAGCGCGGACAAGATCAAGGTCATCACCGTGCGCAGCACCGCCTTCGATGCGGTTGGCACCGGCAATGCCGCCCCGCTCGAAGCCATCGCCCCAGCCGCCGACACCCAGCAAAGCACGCTCACGAACCGCGAACTGACCAAGTCGGCCCGTCCCGAACTCGGTGCCGCCAAGATCATCGTCTCCGGTGGGCGTGGCCTGGGCAGTGGTGAGAACTACCACAGCCTGCTCGAACCGCTCGCCGACAAGCTCGGCGCGGCGCTCGGTGCTTCCCGCGCCGCGGTCGATGCCGGTTTCGTGCCCAACGACTACCAGGTCGGCCAGACTGGCAAGATCGTCGCCCCGCAGCTCTACATAGCGGTCGGCATCTCGGGTGCCATCCAGCACCTGGCCGGGATGAAGGAATCGAAAGTCATCGTCGCCATCAACAAGGACCCCGATGCGCCGATCTTCCAGGTCGCCGATTACGGCCTGGTTGGCGACCTGTTCGAGGTCGTGCCGCAACTGGTTGCCGCCGTCTAA
- a CDS encoding acyl-CoA dehydrogenase C-terminal domain-containing protein codes for MSTYIAPIRDMQFVLNEVAGLEEICALPGNEECSVDLVESILDEAAKFATGVLDPINRVGDRTGHVCKDGVVTTAPGFKEAYQLFSETGWNSMPFSPEYGGQGLPAVVSMAVNEMWKGANMAFGLCPMLTGGAIEAIAHHASDELKQKYLPKMVEGTWTGTMNLTEPNAGSDLAAISSKAKAVGDGTYLVSGTKIFITWGEHDVAENIIHLVLARLPDAPPGLKGISLFLVPKFLVNADGSLGKRNDLICASIEHKLGIHGSPTAVMSYGENEGAVGYLIGEENKGIGYMFTMMNHARVNVGLEGVGIAERAYQHALWYARERVQGAPVGDKSGIKKPILHHPDVRRMLIDIKSRTEAMRTLAYYTAANIDRAHAGDAAAQTRVDLLTPVVKGWSTEQGVELTSTALQVFGGVGFVEETGAGQYYRDSRITTIYEGTTAIQANDLVGRKLAREKVPGAAMKALIAEMSATAQELEGQAALAGIASNLKNGIAALSKAAEWILATYEANPQAVHAGSVPFLKLTGIVVGGWLMAKSAAIAVKHLAAGSSDDFYQAKLATASYFAAHQLPFATAYAAEITGGSESVFGLAENLF; via the coding sequence ATGAGCACCTATATCGCCCCGATTCGCGACATGCAGTTCGTCCTCAACGAAGTCGCCGGTCTCGAAGAGATCTGCGCGCTGCCCGGCAACGAGGAATGTTCCGTCGATCTCGTCGAGTCCATTCTCGACGAAGCCGCCAAGTTCGCCACCGGCGTCCTCGACCCGATCAACCGCGTCGGCGACCGTACCGGCCACGTCTGCAAGGATGGCGTGGTGACCACCGCCCCCGGCTTCAAGGAGGCCTACCAGCTGTTCTCCGAAACCGGCTGGAATTCCATGCCCTTCTCGCCGGAATACGGCGGCCAGGGCCTGCCCGCCGTCGTCTCGATGGCGGTCAACGAAATGTGGAAGGGCGCCAACATGGCCTTCGGCCTGTGCCCGATGCTGACCGGCGGCGCCATCGAAGCCATCGCCCACCACGCCTCCGACGAACTCAAGCAGAAGTACCTGCCGAAGATGGTCGAAGGCACCTGGACCGGCACCATGAACCTGACCGAGCCGAATGCCGGCTCCGATCTGGCCGCCATTTCTTCCAAGGCCAAGGCCGTCGGCGACGGCACTTACCTGGTCAGCGGCACCAAGATCTTCATCACCTGGGGCGAACACGACGTCGCCGAGAACATCATTCACCTCGTGCTGGCCCGCCTGCCCGACGCCCCGCCGGGACTGAAGGGCATCTCGCTGTTCCTGGTGCCGAAATTCCTGGTCAATGCCGACGGTTCGCTGGGCAAGCGCAACGACCTGATCTGCGCTTCCATCGAACACAAGCTCGGCATCCACGGCAGCCCGACCGCGGTCATGTCCTACGGCGAGAACGAAGGCGCCGTCGGCTACCTGATCGGCGAAGAGAACAAGGGCATCGGCTACATGTTCACGATGATGAACCACGCCCGCGTCAATGTCGGCCTCGAAGGCGTCGGCATCGCCGAGCGCGCCTACCAGCACGCCCTGTGGTACGCCCGCGAACGCGTCCAGGGCGCCCCGGTCGGCGACAAGTCGGGCATCAAGAAGCCCATCCTGCATCACCCGGACGTGCGCCGCATGCTGATCGACATCAAGTCGCGCACCGAAGCCATGCGCACCCTGGCCTATTACACTGCAGCCAACATCGACCGCGCCCATGCCGGAGATGCCGCCGCCCAGACTCGCGTCGACCTGCTGACGCCGGTGGTCAAGGGCTGGAGCACGGAGCAGGGCGTCGAGCTGACCTCGACCGCTTTGCAGGTCTTCGGCGGCGTCGGCTTCGTCGAGGAAACCGGAGCCGGCCAGTACTACCGCGATTCGCGCATCACCACCATTTACGAAGGGACGACGGCGATCCAGGCCAATGACCTGGTCGGCCGCAAGCTGGCCCGCGAAAAGGTGCCGGGTGCCGCGATGAAGGCGCTGATTGCCGAAATGTCGGCCACCGCCCAGGAACTCGAAGGCCAGGCCGCATTGGCCGGCATCGCTAGCAACCTGAAGAATGGCATCGCCGCGCTGAGCAAGGCCGCCGAGTGGATTCTCGCCACCTACGAAGCCAATCCGCAGGCGGTCCATGCCGGTTCGGTGCCTTTCCTCAAGCTGACCGGCATCGTGGTCGGCGGCTGGCTGATGGCCAAGTCGGCGGCGATTGCCGTCAAGCACCTGGCCGCCGGCAGCAGCGACGACTTCTACCAGGCCAAGCTGGCCACGGCGAGCTATTTCGCCGCTCACCAGCTGCCGTTCGCCACCGCCTACGCCGCCGAAATCACCGGCGGCAGCGAGTCGGTCTTCGGCCTGGCCGAAAACCTGTTCTGA
- a CDS encoding electron transfer flavoprotein-ubiquinone oxidoreductase: MRTDREAMEYDVVIVGGGPSGLSAAIRIKQLAEQAGKEVSVCLLEKGSEIGAHILSGAVLEPHALAELIPDWQERGAPLNTPAGEDRLLFLTEAGAHKLPTPPQMGNHGNYIISLGNLARWLGEQAEALGVEIYPGFAAAEVLYHEDGSVKGVATGDLGIGKDGQPGHNFQPGMELHARQTIFAEGCRGSLTKTLFSQFQLRDGVDPQTYGIGIKELWEIDPAKHQPGLIVHSVGWPLQSDTYGGSFLYHLENNLVAVGMVVGLDYKNPWLSPYEEFQRYKTHPAIRGFFEGGRRISYGARALSEGGYQSVPKLTFPGGLLIGDTAGFLNVPKIKGTHMAMKSGMVAAEAVFEHLFKDNAGAEATEYAEQIKKSWLWDELYKVRNIRPAFKWGLWGALAYGAIDTYVFKGKAPWTMHHHDDHSQLGDKNAHPKIAYPKPDGQLTFDRLSSVFLSATNHEENQQTHLRLKDASVAISVNYAKYGAPETRYCPAGVYEILGEEEGQPRLQINGQNCLHCKTCDIKDPTQNINWTVPEGGGGPTYPNM; encoded by the coding sequence ATGCGTACCGATCGCGAGGCGATGGAATACGATGTCGTGATTGTCGGCGGCGGCCCTTCGGGGCTGTCCGCGGCGATCCGCATCAAGCAGTTGGCGGAACAGGCGGGCAAGGAAGTCTCGGTCTGCCTGCTCGAAAAAGGCTCGGAAATCGGCGCCCATATCCTGTCCGGCGCCGTGCTCGAACCGCATGCCCTGGCCGAGCTGATTCCCGACTGGCAGGAACGCGGCGCGCCGCTTAACACGCCGGCCGGTGAAGACCGCCTGCTGTTCCTGACCGAAGCGGGCGCTCACAAACTGCCGACGCCGCCGCAAATGGGCAACCATGGCAACTACATCATCAGCCTGGGCAATCTGGCCCGCTGGCTGGGCGAGCAGGCCGAGGCACTGGGTGTCGAGATTTACCCCGGCTTCGCTGCCGCCGAAGTGCTCTATCACGAGGACGGCTCGGTCAAGGGCGTCGCCACCGGCGATCTCGGCATCGGCAAGGATGGCCAGCCCGGCCACAACTTTCAGCCCGGCATGGAACTGCATGCCCGCCAGACCATTTTCGCCGAAGGCTGCCGCGGTTCGCTGACCAAAACGCTGTTCAGTCAGTTCCAGCTGCGGGACGGCGTCGATCCGCAAACCTACGGCATCGGCATCAAGGAACTCTGGGAAATCGACCCGGCCAAGCACCAGCCGGGGCTGATCGTCCATAGCGTCGGCTGGCCGCTGCAGAGCGACACCTACGGCGGCTCCTTCCTCTACCATCTGGAAAACAACCTGGTGGCGGTGGGCATGGTCGTCGGCCTCGACTACAAGAATCCCTGGTTGTCGCCCTACGAGGAATTCCAGCGCTACAAGACGCATCCGGCGATCCGCGGCTTCTTCGAAGGCGGCCGGCGCATTTCCTACGGCGCCCGCGCGCTGTCGGAAGGCGGCTACCAGTCGGTGCCCAAGCTGACCTTCCCGGGCGGCCTGCTGATCGGCGACACCGCCGGCTTCCTGAACGTGCCGAAGATCAAGGGCACGCACATGGCGATGAAGTCGGGCATGGTTGCCGCCGAAGCGGTCTTCGAGCATCTGTTCAAGGATAACGCCGGGGCGGAAGCCACCGAGTACGCCGAGCAGATCAAGAAGTCGTGGCTGTGGGACGAGCTCTACAAGGTCCGCAACATCCGCCCGGCCTTCAAGTGGGGCTTGTGGGGCGCACTGGCTTACGGCGCGATCGACACCTATGTCTTCAAGGGCAAGGCGCCGTGGACGATGCATCACCACGACGATCACAGCCAGTTGGGCGACAAGAACGCCCATCCGAAAATCGCCTATCCGAAGCCGGACGGCCAGCTGACTTTCGACCGCCTGTCCTCGGTCTTCCTCTCGGCGACCAACCACGAGGAAAACCAGCAGACGCACCTGCGCCTGAAGGATGCCTCGGTCGCGATCAGCGTCAATTACGCCAAGTACGGCGCCCCGGAAACCCGTTACTGCCCGGCCGGGGTGTACGAAATCCTCGGCGAGGAAGAAGGCCAGCCCCGGCTGCAGATCAACGGGCAGAACTGCCTGCACTGCAAGACCTGCGACATCAAGGACCCGACCCAGAACATCAACTGGACGGTGCCGGAAGGTGGCGGTGGGCCGACTTATCCGAACATGTAA
- a CDS encoding DUF485 domain-containing protein, producing the protein MSQPNIQARIRSNPKFAEMVGKRTRFAIILSLVVLVPYYTFMMITAFNPAWLAQPISDGNIITLGWPIGVVLVVGSWLTTGIYISRANSEFDSLNEQILKESAK; encoded by the coding sequence ATGTCCCAACCCAATATCCAGGCAAGGATCCGGAGCAATCCGAAATTTGCCGAAATGGTCGGCAAGCGCACGCGCTTCGCCATCATCCTCTCCCTCGTCGTGCTGGTGCCGTACTACACCTTCATGATGATCACCGCCTTCAACCCGGCCTGGCTCGCCCAGCCGATCAGCGACGGCAACATCATCACCCTCGGCTGGCCGATCGGCGTCGTGCTGGTCGTCGGCTCCTGGCTGACCACCGGCATCTACATCAGTCGTGCCAATAGCGAGTTTGACTCGCTCAACGAGCAGATCCTCAAGGAGTCGGCCAAATGA